In Lolium rigidum isolate FL_2022 chromosome 7, APGP_CSIRO_Lrig_0.1, whole genome shotgun sequence, the DNA window AACTTCAGGATGGAACATCTAGGGGATGAAGACAACCCCGACAGCTCGTGCGCTTATGGATCTTCACAGGAAAATAAAACCAGATGTGTTGTTTCTGAATCACATTTAGACAAGCAAAGGCAAAAAGTTGAAGTTTGACAAGGGCTTGGTGCATGATAGTGATGAGTGTAGTGGTGGCCTTATTCTCATGTGGAAGGAGATAAAATCATCTCGAGAAGAGTGGATATGAATTTATCGATGTGGTAGTGCAAGGTGATTAAGAATAATGTTTCACCAGCTTTTATGGTGAGCTAAGCttggaaaataaaaaaatcagggTAATATATCTGGGAGTTGCATTTAGATTTTAACATGCCATGATTAATTACTAGTGACTTCAATGACTATCTATAGTCGTGGGAGAAGGTAGGAGGGGCGCCTTAGGCCTCTCATTATATGAAAGCATTTCAAGTTTGCTTGAATGAGTGTGGTATCGAAGATCTTGGGTATATTGGAGATATTTTCACGTGGAGTAAAGGAAAAATTAGATAGAGATTAGATCGGACCGTTGGAAACACGACCACGGAGAATCTTTTCCATCTAAGTGAAACCATTCAAGGAGGAATGAAGAAGAGCGACCACGGGCCGGTTAGTGTTGACATAGAATACCTACCCGAGGTACGTGCTACGAGTTAGCAAACGAAGCGATTCAAAGCGAGGTGGATTCAAGAAGAAACTATTGATATCATTGTAAAAAATGCATGGCAAATAGCGTCGGCTAGGGGCTGGGTCCCACCCTCATACAGAAAACGACGCACACACATGTAGCGTTGCATGAATGGGATCAGCGGGAGTTGAAAGGCCCTAAGCGAAGAATTTACCAACAAAATAAAGACCTCAAATCTTTGAGAAGAGGTCCTATTTTGGATGAGTCAATAGCTGAATAGAAGGAAATACCTCTAAAGATCGAACTCCTTCTAGAACAAGAATTGCATTGGCTTCAAAGAGGGAACGCAAATTGGCTGCGGCGTGGTGATAGTAACACCTTTTTTTTCATGATTTTGGTAGTGAGTGGAAGAAAAAGAACATAATCAAACATCTTATTGATGAACTATGGCACTTCATTACTTGGACGAAGAATTTACCTCTCCCGGTTGTTATCGGCAAGTTATAAATATGACGATGTCTATATTTAATAATAGGCCAAACCCGACGTTAAGCTAATAATACTAACACCGCTGAAAGCTCAACCCATCTTACAAGATATCACTGCACACACTCACGCAAAAAACAGGCCTACCGAGGAGGCTAACACCGGAAGCGAGGAACCAGGACACTCAGTGAGGAGACTAAGCCAAAGAGGATGAGCACTTGCTGAACGTGCAAAGTTGTCGGGTTGGAGCTCACCCGCTCGGGCGCACCAACAAGCGTCGCACACCACTGAGGCTACTATGCAACCCTTAGCATCACCACCAGGAGTCGAACGCCATAGCCCACGCACTACCAAGTACAAAAGTGTAGAACCCAGTAGAGGAACACCGATGATGTAGAACGAGGAGCAAGCTTTGCCAAATCAAGCAGAATGAAGATCCAACACAAAAGCACCGCAACTCCCCCACACACTATGAGCTCCAATGCGGCATCTTCAAGAAGATCACGACCCAAGATTTCCACCACGACCAGATCCGACGAACTTAGAGAAGCCACAACAAAGCCATATTTATACTTTGAGCTCGCAGGAGGGCGCTGAAATTCGAATTTCCCAGAATCCAACGTATAAATAGACTATCACACTTGTATACATGTATATAGCGGAAATCCATTTTTGATCTAGCCTTTCTCAATATCTTCCTCAGTTGAGCCTGTATAGGTGGACTGCAAATGATTATCTCGATCCGCTTGAGAAACAAGCAAGACCCATTTTAGAAAGCAGCCAGACAATGGTCGGTCAGCGCTTGAAGAAACAGATAAGAACTCTCTAAAGAATGTCACCCCATTGACCAGGGCCAACGCGATCCCAGAATAGGCACTGCTCTTCTGTACGCCAAAATGTAACTACCACGAGACGATACGATCGACATGCCGCAAACAGCGGTCGGATCGTTCGCGTCCGTACGCTAGATTATTTCCCTTGCCATGCATAGCCATCAGCGTCTCCTTATAAATTGTGTTTCCATCCAATCCCTCTGCAATAACGTAGCTCGCCGTCCAAGATGGCAAATAATTTCCTCCTCGGGGGCCTGGGAGCAATCCTCGTGGTCGCGGTGGTGGTCGGCGTGGTCGCCACCGTGACCCACTCCGGAAGCAAGGCCGGCGACAACTTCACCGTCCCTGAGGAGGCGACCCTTGCCACATCCGGCAAGTCGGTTCAGTCTCTGTGCGCTCCGACGCTGTACAAGGAGTCGTGCGAGAAGACCCTCACCTCGGCCTCCAATGGCACCGAGAACCCCAAGGAGGTGTTCTCTGCCATGGCCAAGACGGCGATGGAGTCGATCAAGTCCGCCGTGGAGCACTCCCGCACCATCGGCGAGGCCAAGTCGAGCGACCCCCTGACGCAGGGCGCGCGCGAGGACTGCAAGGAGCTGCTGGAGGACTCGGTGGACGACCTCAAGGGCATGGTCGAGATGGCCGGCGGCGACATCAAGGTGCTCCTCAGCCGCTCCGACGACATTGAGCACTGGATCACCGGGGTGATGACCTTCATCGACACCTGCGCCGACGGCTTCGCGGACGAGAAGCTGAAGGCGGACATGCAGGGGATCCTGCGCAACGCCACCGAGCTGAGCAGCAACGCGCTGGCCATCACCAACAGCCTCGGCGCCATCTTCAAGAAGCTGGACCTGGACGTGTTCAAGAAGGATTccacccgccgccgtctcctGTCCGAGAAGGAGGAGCAGGGTTACCCCGCGTGGATGAAGTCCCCGGAGCGGAAGCTGCTGGCGAGCGGTGGCCTGCCGGCCCCGAACGCGGTGGTGGCCAAGGACGGCAGCGGCAAGTTCAAGACGATCCAGGAGGCCGTGAACTCCATGCCCAAGGGCCACCCTGGGCGGTACGTGATCTACGTCAAGACCGGGCTGTACGACGAGATGGTGATGGTCCCCAAGGACAAGGTGAACATCTTCATGTACGGCGACGGTCCCAAGCAGAGCCGCGTGACTGGCCGGAAGAGCTTCGCCGACGGCGTCACCACCATGAAGACCGCCACCTTCTGTGCGTGCATGCAGGAGCCCTATATAGCTACTGTAGAGTTCAGTGCATGCATGAGCCATTGAGGTACGTACTGATATATAGGGTCTGTTTGTTGCATGCAGCCATTGAGGCGGCCGGTTTCATCTGCAAGAACATGGGGTTCCACAACACGGCCGGCGCAGAGCGGCACCAGGCCGTGGCGCTCCGTGTGCAGGGCGACCTGGCGGCGTTCTACAACTGCCGGTTCGACGCGTTCCAGGACACGCTGTACGTGCACGCGCGGCGTCAGTTCTTCCGCAACTGCGTCATCTCCGGCACCATCGACTTCATCTTCGGCAACTCCGCCGCCATCTTCCAGAACTGCCTGATCATCACCCGGCGGCCCATGGACAACCAGCAGAACTCGGTGACGGCGCACGGGCGCACGGACCCCAACATGAAGTCCGGCCTGGTGATCCAGAACTGCCGCCTGGTGCCGGACCAGAAGCTCTTCCCGGACCGCTTCAAGATCCCCTCCTACCTGGGCCGCCCCTGGAAGGAGTTCTCGCGGCTGGTGATCATGGAGAGCACCATCGCCGACTTCATCAAGCCCGAGGGGTACATGCCCTGGAACGGCGACTTCGGGCTCAAGACGCTCTACTACGCCGAGTACGCCAACCGCGGGCCCGGCGCCGGCACCAGCAAGAGGGTCACCTGGCCGGGATTCCGCGTCATCGGCCGGAAGGAGGCCGAGCAGTTCACCGCCGGGCCGTTCGTCGACGGCGCCACGTGGCTCAAGTTCACCGGCACGCCCAACTACCTCGGATTCAAGGTCTAAGCTGCTATAACTGTCGTCCCCTGCAGGGTGTGTGTGTACCGGACTTACTACGTGTAATCACCGATGCTCAGCTAACACTTTTGTTGTTCCGTGTTGCCACTGTAATTTTCTTTTCGTGTTTCTTTCTGGAGTTTTCTCTTCTTCTTGGGTAAAATGATTCAGTGAATGTTGTGACCATTGATTAATCGATTGGAAAATGTATATATATCATTCAGATGCCTGTTTAAGTGTGCTGATAATTCAGCGCAAGCACATCAAATTTCACCACAGTAAGTCATTTGTTTGCCGTTGATTCAAAGGGGGCGTGACAACTTGGAGACACAAGGAACCGACCGGTACATACATACTCTTTCCCTGCATTCGCTCGTTGCCCCTGCTAGTCGCCAGAGCAAACTTCCAAGGCCAGCTCATTTACGCCACACCAAATTATCATGCGTGCTTGGCTAGCATTCAACCATTCCCTAATGCGTGACGACCAGCCGGACGCAGCACCCAAACTACAAACTGCAATGAACCCCAACGGAAAGCTAATCTCGGCCACCGATCCCAAATGATACGTGTCACTTCTCACGATGCACGTATGATCTCTCCTTGCCACCGTCTCACTCGCCTCCGCCCTCCTACAAAAAGGCCCTCGCTTGCCCCCACCCTTTGCATTGTGTGCTAGCTCATCACAGTCTCTATTAGCCTTCCATCACTTTTCTTAACTTGCAGTGTTCTCCAAAACCTCAACTCGTCTCAAGAGGATGGGCTCGATCCGGAGGCAGGAGTCcttcgatgaggacgacgatctgtATGCCCACCGTGAAGTTGTTCTCGAGGCGCCCACCCTCAGCAGCAAGGAATTGGCGCGTGCAAGGGTATTATTATCTGCATGCTCAACTTCAGTATCTACTTATATCTACTTATGGTAGTTGTTATAGAAATTGTAGATCGGTACCGTTTCCAGGGATACCATGTGAAAAAAGAAAGTTCTTATAGATCGAACTTGTGTCGCCTTTCGCGCGCATTTTCAAATCGGGTTTTCGCGCGCTTTCTTTGTTTGAATTGTTATTTCTAATAAATTGGAAAATAACTATCTGCATTTTTTGTGTTAAAATTCCAGTCTTAGATCTGTACAGCTGTAGTCATATGTCAGCATACAAGTCATACTTTAGGCATGTTATAATTGACTTCATATATAGATTCCTGCTCTCTAGATCTTGTGTATTTTTACCGGTCAAATCCCAAGTACATATGTACTGCTTTGTTCTCCAATCCAGCGCTAATGCATATGGCGTGCTAACATATGTTTCAGGAAAATAGATCTGACAAAAAGTTGTGAGAGTACTAAGATCTTGAGATGCATATGCATATGGCTCAATAAAAATTCATGGGAACAAGATCCTAAATTAAGAATCCAACCAAAGTAAATTATTAATGGAGCATGAACTTGGATTTGTACTTATTACAACAAGACCAGATCAGACCGTCTAGAGGAAGTTTCCAATATTACACTCATGGTAGCCAGAGGATCAATTTGTGGAGCAATTGAAATCAGAAGCAGTAGTTTGCTACTACCGTATTTTCCGCACTAGTGTGTTGATTAACTCGTCATGTTTCCTTGTGCAATTACCACAGTTTGACTCACTCGTTTCACACTTGCACTGCATGCAGGAGGAAGCTCTGTACGTGCTGAAAAACAATTCCCCTGAGGAGgctttcaagattttcacaaAGGTAGTACTGCTTTGACACTAGCTTTTGCATCAAGTTATTTTACGGAGTACTTTGTATGTTTCACAACAACAACACGGTACGGCCGTCAGTAACACATCTGCACTTATGTGCTTTGTATGTTGCAGGGTTTAAAGTACGAAGTTGAACCTCTGAATATGGGAGCGGGACAGGAGCAGGCCCAAACCCAGACTCCGAAGCCTCCAACTCCACCGGCTACCGGCAAGGAACAATTCCAGACCACCGTGCCTCCTCGTAGGAACTGATCGAGGAGAGCGGTCAGAATGCAGAAGTTGCAGTACCGTGTTGTTGTAGCGTGGCCCCTTCTCGCTGGCCACAATGAACCATGAATAATTGTGtgtttgcttgtaaacaaagtggGGCCTCGGCCTCTCCCGTCTTGATATGAACCATCAAATTAATCGTCCGTTTAGTGTTTCAATTTTCGGTCGTTCCTATCCATGGCAACAATAGAGACTCAGTGGTTGTTATCTTAACCAAGGCAAACATATTTGCCGTTTTCGTTacttagggcttgtttggttacTCGAATCCCGGCGGGTTACCGGCCTTTTCTCGGGGAGATTTTTCCCCTAGTCCGGAGGTCGGGAATAGAATCCCGGTGTTTTGCTCCTGTTTCAGTCTATTCCCCGGCCGGGAATCTTTTCCCGGGGAATTTCGGGCCCAACAGCCAAACGAGCCCTTAAGAGGGAATTTAGAGGTTTCAGAAAAATGCCAAGGACGTAGCATAGGACTTTGCTACAGCCTACTCTCCCGGAATTGCATCACACACAAATTTAGCCCCGACTATGCTCCACAGTCTACTCCTCTTTGATCTTTGTGGTGATTGTCATTGCCGTTGAAGCATGATTATGGAAGACCCAAGCATTTCTCTCTTTCGATTTGCGAGACACGAGCATAAGCATGGATGCCATGGCCTTCATAATATTACCTTAgccggaagcaatgccatccaccAATCTTTGAGGCAAACTTCATttgcacaatatatatatacaagcTAACAAATCAAACTTTTTTACGGTGGAACTAAAACTCACACTTAACTAGTAATGGGAAATGTTTAGCGATCGAAACTTTAATAATCTTGGCATTACCAAAAGCACTTGACGTTATGACCATATATGTCAGGACGCTGGAAAGCGCTTCAGTTATGACAGCAGTGCACACATCAGACGCAGTCCAGACGGAGCGTCATTCGTGCTGGACGTTTGTCTCGGCCCGCTGGAGACGAACGTTTGCAGCCGGTCGCCCTCCCATGCACACGATGCGTGTGCGCCTTGTAGCCGGACTACGTGGCCTAGGTTCCGGTGCGTGTGCTGCGTCACTCTGGCTTGTTTGGGCATTCGGTTCTTGGCTGCTTGCCAGTACTGCCTGCTTGCTGCCAAAATCCTCACAGCTGTGCAGGTCGTCCCGTTCTGTACACCGACACGAGACTTTCTTGAGCGTGGGTCGCATGGGCAGAGTCAACCGTTTGTTTCCTTTATAAATTTTTTTTGCATACATGGGCAGGGAGCCATGTTGGATATGGGCTGATCTTAGCCGAAGACAATCACTGATGGCCTAGCCCAACCCAATACATACCCCATTTTATTTTCCGGTGCCACCAGCGGAAACTCCaaatgtagcccgagctacatggCTATCCTTTTTCTACAAAATTCGAATTCaacattttgaagtttcaaaaaattctgaaagaaAATTCTTGATGTAGGCAATGATGTATTCTACTGCTGTGTACAATCTCAGGATAAAATACATTATATTCGAGGCTACAGAAAAATGACAATTTCTGATAAATTTTGGAGGTTTCAAAATCTCTACCGTTCACTTATTCAGATCCACGGATTTGTGAATTTTGTACAGCCCAAAATACTCAGTCTTTCGTGTTGCTTTTTTCTCACAGTGGTAGAGTAAAACATTATCTATTTCAAGAATTTTTGTTCATATTTATCTGAAACTATGAAATactatttttaattttttgaaaaaacagGCTACATATAGCTCGAGCTACAAAATGCCACACTCGCGCCACCAGCCCATATCTCAAACAGCACAAGCTCCAAATACAGAGGGAACACAAAGCAGAAATCACGCCTTACTCTTGTTGGAGGCGATGGTGGCGCTAGCGCTACTTGGACACGTCGCTTGGAGAATCAGCGACTCCCTGGTCCAACGAACAGAGGCGGCGTTCGCCACACCGGCGGCTGTGGAGGAGCGGCGCTTGCTCACCACCATGGAGCACGCGAGACCATGGCCTCTCGAGTCCTGACCTGCAGACCCGTTTGCGCGAAATCGACGAGATGAAGGAGGAGCTGTACGTGCTACTGTCTCTGATTGACGGGCCCTCCATCGGGATCTAGCAGCCTTTTTGCCCAGACAGTCGCCCAGGAATGGTGGCGGCGCACTGTGTTCGTTACTTTGTATAGCGGTTTTGTGCGAAAACAGACATTTTAATCATGTTTTCCTAGGCTTTGTACATGTTCTGGGTCCACCACTCAGTATCACCTACAAAGACAGACACCTCTTAAGTTTCTCTGCGTCCAGCCGTCCAGATCAAGCCCAGGCCGAATGACTTCCACTGGCGCGAGATGCGCCAACAAAGAAAGCAGATTGATCGTTATGAGGTGATCATTCTCGGTACCATGTGCGTTCTAGCCGACAAGTGTTACTCTTCGTAGTGgtcgaggagaagaagaaggaggagcgaAGTTTTCTATATCGGGAATTTGGGATACTAGGTAGTATTGTTATTTTTTAAAAAGAATGCAATTTTTTTGCCTCATTCATTAATTTCATTAATTAAGGATAATAGTTTGTAACAACCACCGTCCAAGAAAAAAGAGATTAATCTCCCAAAATTGCAAGGCTCAAGTGCTTCGCACCGCGGTTACCCAGAGTCTAGCCTCATTTTTACAATCCAAAGGAGCACCGTTGGCGGGGAGGATTTGTTGTTGAAAACCCTCGTGTTTCTCTCCTTCCACACCGTCTAACTAATAAGCATGGTGACTTGGTGAGGGAGGCAATGGCCTTGTAGTTTGGGTTTGCCTTGCATCTCATGTTTCTCCACCACTCTTTGATTTAATGTTCCGCCGTCCATTCATGAGTGCGCACGAAAGGGAGCCCAAGCCAATCTTTGATTATGCCCAAAGTATATTAGTATATCAGCAATGGAAGAAAAGGTGTGCCACCTACTCTCTGCTTTGCTTGCAAAGCATGCAAAAGCCACAATTTGTACATCCTCTCTTTTCAAGGCTATTCGTCGTCCATACCTTTTTGTATGCCAACTATGAGAAGAACCAAACATTGGAAGGTGCCCAAATTTCCCACACCATCTTGTTTATGCAAGTATGTGTTTCCTCAAAAAACTGAGCATTGTAACCCGAGGTAGTAGCATACTCGCGATTAGTAGTTAGGTTCCGAACAATGGAGTCATCATTATCCTCATTGAGTAGAAAATCTTTCAGCTCATTCAAAATAAGGAGGTATTCGTGTATTTGAGCCGCGGTCAAGTTGATATACATCTTAATATTTGCGATCCAAGCATTATTATGCAAGGCTTGGTTGACACTCTATTTTTTCCTCATGGAGACTTGAAAAATAAGGGGGAAATCTCCTTGGGCGAtctcttgatgtctacgcacgcttctattcttgtagacagtgttgggctccaagtgcagaggtttctagaacagcagcaagtttcccttaaatgaatcacccaaggtttatcaaacttagggaggtagaggtcaaatatatctctctcaagcaaccctgcaattacgatacaagaagtctcttgtgttcccaacacacccaatacacttttcaggtgtataggtgcactacttcgacgaagagatagtgaaatacaaataatatggatgattgtaagtagtaattgaaatctgaaataaaagtggcagcaagcaaacatgtagcagaactggttgtaagcggtgtttcaatgcttggaaacaagacctagggatcatactttcactagtggacactctcaataatgataccataattgaatacatagatattatcacttcactatctTACtccgaaccactctccggtttgataataaacaaaaATTCAATGTGTAGagatgcataagcattccttaaagttcgcatccccaatctatggacaccccacgctgtcactttgaccatacaaagatggtactaactagacaccattATTTacaagtatttctgtaaattaagcataagaaacaaacacggtgtgcacactgtcaccttcacaccgttggacaaggtgtccccggagatcacataataaaaccacttaagTAGCACAATAGTGGAAGAATAACatatacttattcaactagattacaaagctcatgatcacataaagatcatacatggagaggtaGATAgatgttgctgtcaaaa includes these proteins:
- the LOC124669946 gene encoding pectinesterase-like, with protein sequence MANNFLLGGLGAILVVAVVVGVVATVTHSGSKAGDNFTVPEEATLATSGKSVQSLCAPTLYKESCEKTLTSASNGTENPKEVFSAMAKTAMESIKSAVEHSRTIGEAKSSDPLTQGAREDCKELLEDSVDDLKGMVEMAGGDIKVLLSRSDDIEHWITGVMTFIDTCADGFADEKLKADMQGILRNATELSSNALAITNSLGAIFKKLDLDVFKKDSTRRRLLSEKEEQGYPAWMKSPERKLLASGGLPAPNAVVAKDGSGKFKTIQEAVNSMPKGHPGRYVIYVKTGLYDEMVMVPKDKVNIFMYGDGPKQSRVTGRKSFADGVTTMKTATFSIEAAGFICKNMGFHNTAGAERHQAVALRVQGDLAAFYNCRFDAFQDTLYVHARRQFFRNCVISGTIDFIFGNSAAIFQNCLIITRRPMDNQQNSVTAHGRTDPNMKSGLVIQNCRLVPDQKLFPDRFKIPSYLGRPWKEFSRLVIMESTIADFIKPEGYMPWNGDFGLKTLYYAEYANRGPGAGTSKRVTWPGFRVIGRKEAEQFTAGPFVDGATWLKFTGTPNYLGFKV